Within Amycolatopsis sp. FDAARGOS 1241, the genomic segment CGGCAGGTGGTCCAGGAGCTGTTCGATCTGCAGCCGCGCGTCGGTGCGGGCGTACTCGTCGGGGCCGGGCTTGTTCTCGTCGGCCGGGTCCGCGTGCGGGTCGGCGCGGTTGCGGGCGCGGCGGCGGAACTCGTCGATCACCTTGTGGCTCGCGATGCCGAAGACGAACGGCAGGAAGCTCTCCGGCTCGTAGCGGTAGCGCGGCAGCTCCACCAGCACCGCGAGCAGCACGTCCTGCGCGCAGTCCTCGGCGACGCTGCCCGAGCCGTGCGTGCCGAGCCGGCCACGGCAGTAGCGCAGCACCAGCGGGCGCAGGAACTCCAGCAGCTCGGCGACAGCGGCTCGGTCGCCGTCGACGGCCGCCTCGACTACCCGCCTCTCCGGGCGAGGTGCGGGCGCGCGGTCGTCGGTCGTCATGTGCTTCTTCCCCCTCGTGCGGGCCACCGCGCCTGAGCGCCTCGGTGGCGGGGCCGCTCGACCGCCGGGGTCTGGGGGAAGCGTCGCGGGCCAAGCGAAAGCCTGCTACGAAGATACCGGATTGTCCATGGCGAATCGGCAGCAAGCAGGGCGAACCCGGCAAATCCCGCATTTACGAAGCGGTGCCGCAATTCGGGTCAGCTCTCCCGAAAACACGAGGAATAGTTCTGGTGAAAGACAAACGAACCCCAGCCAAAAGTAGGTTCCTCGGTGTCGGGGTGGTTCTTATGCTCATCCGCAGGCCGGGACAACACCTGTCAGTGATGGGTGTTTCGGTCAGGTCCCCCACCGTTTGAGAGGAATTGCCATGCGCTTGCGCAAGCTCGTCGCCGCAGCGGTCCCGCTGCCGGCGTTGCTGTGCCTTTCCCTGGCCGGCGTGGCCCACGCCGATCCCTTGATCACCTTGAGCGCCAACGCCGCCCCCCTGACCTCGAGCGCTCGTACCGGCGACGTCGAGGCAGGTAAGCAGATCACCGCCGCCTTCTCGCTCAAGCTTCACAACCAGCAGGCCCTCCAGCAGTTCCTCGCCGACGTCCAGAACCCGGCCTCGCCGCAGTACCACCGGTTCCTCACTCCGGCGCAATTCAATAGTGCATTCGGCCCAACGCAGGCTGATGTGGCCAAGGCCGTTTCATTCCTGAAACAAAACGGCGCCCGTGGAATCGAGGTTTCCGGTAACCGGCAGGCCATCACGTTCACCGGTTCGGCGGGTCAGCTGGAATCGACATTCCACACGCGCCTCGGCAATTACACCGACACGAGCACCGGACGGAAGTTCTTCGCGAACGACGCGGCGCCCGCGCTGCCCGCTTCGGTTTCCTCGGTGGTGCAGTCGGTGGTCGGTCTCGACAACCACGCAGTGAAGGAGCATTCGGCCACCAAGGCCGCTCCGCGCGTGGTGAAGGCCGTGACGCCGAGCATTCTGCGCACCGCGTACTCGACCAGCGGCCTCTCGGCCACCGGCTCGGGCGTGAACGTCGGCTTCGTCGAGTTCGACGGGTACCGCAAGTCCGACATCACCAGCTACGACACCAAGTACGGTCTTGCCGGCGGCAGCGTCACGACGGTTCCGGTGAGCGGTGCCAACTACGACTCGAATCCGGGTGACGGCGAGGTCGAGGTCGACCTGGACATCGAGGTCGTGCACGCCCTCGCCCCGGCGGTGAGCTCGTACGTGTACGAGGCCCCGAACTCCAACGCCGGCGAGCTGGCGATGTACCAGAAGATCGCGTCGGACGACCGTGTCGACGTGGTTTCGATCTCGTGGGGCTCGTGCGAGGCGGCCGAGGGTTCGTCGGCGGCCAACAGCGTGAACAACGCGATCGCCACCGGCACCGCGGAGGGCATCTCCTATTTCGCGGCCGCGGGCGACGACGGCACCACTGACTGCGCCCGCCAGACCGGCAGCCTGTCGAAGGCCGTCGACTTCCCGGCGTCGAGCCCGAACGTCAGCGGTGTCGGCGGCACCCAGCTGACGGTCACCTCGTCCAACACCTACAGCAGTGAGAAGGCCTGGAACGACGGCGCCTCGGCCGGTGCCGGCGGTGGCGGCATCTCGACGCTGTTCAACGCGCCTTCCTGGCAGTCGCACCAGAGCACGACGAAGCGCAAGGTCCCGGACGTCGCGGGTGACGCCGCCTCGGGCTCCGCGTACACCATCGTCTCCGGCGGCCAGACCGGCAACGTCTGGGGCACGTCCGGCGCGGCCCCGCTGTGGGCCTCCTTCACCGCCCTGCAGAACCAGCTCCACGGCGGCTCGCTCGGCAACCTGAACCCGACCTTCTACGGCATCGGCAACGGATCGTCGTACTCCACGGGCTTCCACGACGTCACCACGGGCAACAACACGTTCAACGGCACCACCGGCTTCTCCGCCGGCACGGGCTACGACCAGGTCACCGGCTGGGGCTCCTTCAAGGGCACCGGGCTGTCGGGTCTGATCGGCTGAGCCTTTTCGTTGCAGTGGGGCCCTTTCCTGCGGGAGAGGGCCCCACTGCCGTGTTTGCGCGCGGCGACGCCTGGGCCGAACCTGATGCTCCGAGTGCCGCGTGATCGGTGACACAATGCGCTCATGCCGACACTGATCGCGACGCCCCGGGCTCGCGCATTGGGCTTCTCGCTCAGAGCCGCCCGCGAGGAGCGCCGGATGGCGCTGCGCGAACTGGCTCGCATGGCCCGCATCTCGCCGGGCCACCTGCACAACTGGGAAACCGGCCTGCGAGTGCCGAAGGAGTCCGAAGTGGGCCTCCTCGCGGGGTGCCTGCGGATGACCGTCGAGGAGCGAGACCGGCTGGGGGAGCTGGCTCGGAACGCTCGCGAGCCGAACTGGCTGGAAAGCGTGGTTCCCGGCGCACCTAACGAAGCGGCGGTGTACGCGGAGTGCGAGCGAACCGCGAGCGCGATGTTCAACTGGCAACCGCTGCTGATTCCGGGATTGCTCCAGACCGGCGATTACGTGCGCGCGAGCCTTAGAGCTTGTCTCATTTGGCGAGTTTCTTGTGGCAGGTGATGGTGGCGGCGAGGGTGAGGAAGGCGAGGTAGTGGCCGGCTTTGCGTTCGTAGCGGATGGTCAGTCGCCGGTAGCCGGTCAGCCAGGCGATGGACCGTTCGATCACCCACCGGTGTTTGCCGAGTTTCTCGGCGGATTCGATGCCCTTGCGGGCGATGCGCGGGACGATCCCGCGCTGGCGCAGCCAGGCGCGCAGGGCGGGGATGTCGTAGGCCTTGTCGGAGTGGAGTTTGGCCGGTTTCCGGCGCCGCGGTCCGCGGCGCGATCGGATCGGCGGCAGCGCGTTGACCAGAGGTCTGAGCGCGTGGCTGTCGTGAGTGTTGGCCGCGGAGATCGCGACGGTCAGGGGCAGCCCGGCCCCGTCGGACAGTACGTGGATCTTCGAGCCCGGTTTGCCGCGGTCGACCGGGCTCGGACCGGTCAGACCGCCCCCCTTTTGGCCCTGACGGATGCTCCGTCGAGGACCGCGCGAGACCAGTCGATCAAACCCCGGCCGCCCAGTTCGTCCAGCACTGCCTGATGCAACTGCCGCCACAGCCCGGCCTCGGTCCATTCGGTGAACGTCCGGTGCGCCGTGGGCACCGATACCCCGAACGAGGGCGGCAGGTGCCGCCACGCACAACCACTGGTCAACACGAACACGATCGCCGTGAACACCGCCCGCGGATCAGTCCGCGCACGACCACCACCCTGCGGACGCTCCTTTGCCGGCGGGACCAGCGGTTCCACCAACGCCCACAAGTCATCGGGCACCAGCCGTTGCGACAGCGAGTCGATCACGGTACAAGATCATTGCAGCCCAGCGGGAAAGATCCAAACGAGACACGCTCTTAGCGGGCGAAGCGGGTGGTCGAAGGACGATGTCGAGGTCGCGGTGCTGATCCGGATGGCCCGCCGCGACGTTCTTTCCCGACTGGCGGAGTTCACCGCGATGATCGGCGAGGAAGCACTGCGACAGAACATCGGTGGTGCGGCGACCATGGGTGCCCAGCTGCACCACCTGCTCACGGTCGCGAGACGCCGAAACATCGCGATTCAGGTTGTGCCGCGTGGGGTCGGATTCCACCCCGGCTTGTACGGGTGCTTCGTTGTCCTCGACTACGAGAATCTCCCTTCGATCGTGCACGTGGAGGAATTTCGAGGCGGCGCCTACTTGTACGATGAGCCTGATGTGGCCGCGTACCGTGAGGCCGCGAAGGAGCTGGCGGAACTGGCCCTGGACGAGCAGGAGAGCATCGAGTTCATCCAGGGGGTGCTCGCCGAACTGGAGGCTTGAAGATGCTTGGCAGCGCTTGGCGCAAGTCCAGCTATTCCGATACGGGCAATTGCCTTGAGGCTGCGCTGCGCAAGACGGTGCGAGTCCGCGACACCAAGAATCGCCGCGGCGGCGAACTGACCGTCGCGCCTGCCGCCTGGTCCGCTCTCCTCCGAAAACTCGGCTGAGCGCCGCCCATCCCCGGCAGACAAGCCCCCGCCCTCCCGAGGGGGGCGTCCCCACGTCCATTCTATCGGCCACCACCGACAAAACCGGGTCGGAAGCCGGGTGAGGGCTGAGCTGTCCACAACTCGCCTGCTCTGTGGACAAACCCGCTCGGTGCCCGAAAAGCGGTGCAGGGAGCGAAGACGCTCCGGTTGTGGCCGGACGGCGAGGCAGCGCGGGCGGTGGCAGAAAATCTGCCGAGGCGTTGCGAGCGGTCCCCCGGCCGACCCCCACTCGGGCCAGACTCGTGCCGGTCAGAGCGATTCCGGCCGGTCGCGCCTCGCCGAAGACTGACCACGGCCAGACCCGTTCCGGCCAGGCCGATTCCCCGGTCGACGCACCTTGGCGAAGATGCCGCCTTGGCGAAGATGCCGTCTCGGCGAACACACCGCCTCGGCGAACACACCGCCTCCGCGAAGACCCCGCCTCAGCGAACACACCGCCTCAGCGAAGACCTACCTCCGCGAACACCCCGGCCGGGCGAAGACCCCACCTCGGCGAACACCCACCGGCCCAGCCCACCCCAAACCAACCACCCGACCGTTCCCACCTGCGAACACGCACCCAACGTTCACTCGGGTGGGTGACACGAGGAGCCCCACCGCGAGATAGCCTCCGGATCATGCGCACGATTCGCGACGCCACCCGGGAGCTGCTCCGCAACCTGGGTCTGACCACGGTGTTCGGCAACCCCGGCACCACGGAGATCGCCTTCCTGACCGAGTGGCCGGACGACTTCACGTACGTCCTGGGGCTGCAGGAGTCGGCCGTGGTGGCGATGGCGGACGGGTACGCGCAGGCGACACGCAAGCCCGTGCTGGTGAACCTGCACTCGGCCGGCGGGGTGGGCCATTCGCTGGGCCACGTGTTCACCGCGTTCCGCGACCGGGCGCCGTTGATCGTGCTGGCGGGGCAGCAGACGCGGTCGCTGCTGCCGGACGAGCCGTTCCTCGGGGCCGTGGAGGCGGCGAACTTCCCGAAGCCGTACGTGAAGTGGAGCATCGAGCCGGCCCGGGCGCAGGATGTGCCGGCCGCCATCGCGCACGCGTACTACGTCGCGACGCAGGCGCCGCAAGGGCCGGTGTTCGTGTCGGTGCCCGTGGACGACTGGGACGCCGAAGCGACCATGCCGTTGCCCACCGGCACCAGGACGCCGGGCTTCGCGCCCGATCCCGAGGCGCTGCGAGAGCTCGCCGACGCCCTGGACAGCGCCGGCAACCCCGCGCTCGTCGTCGGGGCCAGCGTGGACGCCGACGGCGCGGTGCCGGACGTCGTGGACCTCGCCGAGAAACTCGGCGCCGGGGTGTGGGCCGCGCCGATGTCGTCGCGCTGCTCGTTCCCCGAGGACCACGAGCTGTTCCTCGGTTTCCTGCAGCCCGAACGCAAAGCGGTGGCCGAGGCCCTGCGCGAGCACGACGTCGTGGTGGTGCTGGGCGCACCCGCGTTCACCTACCACGTCTACCGCGGCGAGCCGGGAGAACCGTTGCCGCCGCTGTACCTCGTGAGCGACGACGAGCAGATCCTCGCCCGCGCGGGCACCGGCACCGGCATCCGGTCCACACCGAAGCTCGCGATCCGCGCCCTCATTGAACGCGTCACCGCGAAGACGCGCGAAACCAAGCCCAGGCCCGAAAAGCCCGCCAGGCCCGCGGAAACCACGCCGATCTCGCCCGACTTCGCCTATGCGACCGTCGCGGAACTGTTGCCGGACAACGCGATCGTCGTCGAGGAGACACCGAGCCACCGCAACTGCCTCCACGACCACCTGCCGATCACCTCGACCGACACCGGGTTCCTCACCGTCGCGAGCGGCACGCTCGGTTACGGCCTTCCCGCGGCCGTCGGCGCGGCGCTGGGCCGGCCCGACCGCAAGGTCGTCGCCGTGCTGGGCGACGGCTCCAGCATGTACTGCGTGCAGGCGCTGTGGACGGCCGCGCGCGAGAACGCGCCCGTCACGTTCGTGGTACTGGACAACGCGCAGTACGCCGCGGTCCGCATCCTCGGTGAGACGGCCGGCGGCACGAAGGTCCCCGGCACCGATCTCGGCGGCATCGACTTCGCGCAGCTGGCGCAGAGCATGGGCGTGCCGGCGCGGACCGTAGAACAGGGCGCCGACCTCCGTGACGCACTGGCGAACGCGCTCGCGGAGAACGGACCCCGGCTCGTGCACGTGAAGGTCGACCCGAACCCGCAAACACTGTACTGATCTTCGCGATTGACCCGACCGGGTGACGCTGTTTTGATGGCCGGGTGCGGCCTGTGCTCACTCCCCGTCAGCAGGAACTCGTCGACCGGGCCCGGAAGCTCGCCGACGTGTTCGCCGAGCGCGCCGCCGGGGTACGACCGCGAGAACACGTTCCCCCATGAGAACTACGACGACCTGCGGGCAGCCGGGTTCCTGCGGCTGTCGGTGCCGGAGGAGCTGAACGGGTTCGGCGTCGGGTTGCCGGAAATCCTGCCCGTGCTGGAGCGGCTGGCGATGGGCGACGGCGCCACCGCGCTAGCGTTCACGACGCACCTCTCGCCGCTGGGGCAGTGGGCGAGTGTCTGGCGCCGCGCGCAGTCACCCCGCCTGGCCGAACTGCTCACGAAAGCGGCCGAGGGCAAGCTGATCTGGGCGTCGGTGACCAGCGAAACCGGTCTGCGCAACGACATGACGGACGCCAACGCCCAAGCGGTCCGTGTCGGCGGCGGTTCGTGCTCACCGGGCGCAAGAACTTCGCCACCAACACGTCCGTCGCCACACACTGTTCCACCACCGCGCGCTACGAAGACGCCGACGGCGGCCCGCGGCTCCTGCTGTGCCAGATCGCGCTCGACCAGCCGGGTGTCCGGATCCACCAGACCTGGGACACCATGGGCATGCGCGGCACGCAGAGCAACGACGTCGAGCTCACCGAGGTGTTCGTCGAAGACTCGGCCGTGATGCACTCGCTGCCGGTGAAGCACCTCGACGCGCGCGTGCTGGAAACCGTGTGGGCGTGGGCGTGGGGCGATGCCGGCGTTCTCGGCCGTCCACACGGGAGTCGCGGCCGGTGCGCTGGACTGGACCGTTCGGTCGCTGCGGAAGCGGGGCAAGACGGGTGACCCGGTGCTGCAGGACGTGATCGGCGAGTGTCGGATCCTCCTCGAGAGCTCACGCGCGCTCATCCACCGCCAGGCCGAGGATGTCATGTCGCGGCGCCTCTTCACCGGTGACGTGCAGGACGAGGTGGCCCGCTGCTCCGTCGTGAAGTACGTGGCGGCCAACAACGCCGTGCAGGTGATGCAGCGCCTCGTCGACGTGCTGGGCGGCATGTCGTACACGAAGAAGCTGCCGTTCGAGCGCATGTGGCGCGACGTGCAGGCGAGCACGTTCATGCCGATGGGCAACCTGGCCACGCGCAGGCTGGTCGGCGCCCACGTCCTGGGTGTGCGGACGCTGCCGGAGATCGGCCCCGGCGAAACCGGCCCGGATTCCCGCGCCAAGGCCTGACCCGGGAAACGGGGCGCTCGCGGCCGGGCGCCCCGTTGTCGTTGCAGAGTCTCAGTGCTGCGCCTTGGCTTCTTCCTTCTCGGCCGCGACAGCCGCGGCAGCTTCATCAGCAGCCGCCACCTCGGCTTCATCGGCCACCGCCGCCGACGCCGGCCCGTGCAGCAGCCGCGCCACCTCGGCGCGCATCGTCACGAACTCCGAAGACTCGCGCGTGGTGATCTGGTCGCGCTCCTTCGGCAGGCCCACCGGCAGGTCCGCGACGATCGACGCCGGTGACTTCGACAGCACGAGCACCCGGTCGCCCAGGTACACGCTCTCGTCGATGTCGTGCGTCACCAGCAGGACGGTGGTGCCCTGTTCTGTCTGCACGCGCCGCAGCAGGTCCTCCAGCTCGAAACGCGTCTGCGCGTCGACGGAGGCGAACGGCTCGTCCATCAGCAGCAGCGCCGGCCGCGAAGCCAGCGCCCGCGCGATGGACACGCGCTGCTGCATGCCGCCCGAGAGCTGCCACGGGAACTTCGAGCCGACGCCCGCCAGGCCCACGGCCTCCAGCGCCTCGGCAGCTCGCCGTCGCCGCGCCGCCTTGTCGAGTTTGGTCCAGCGCAAGGGGAACTCGACGTTCTTCGCCACCGTCAGCCACGGAAACAGCGAACGGCTGTAGTCCTGGAACACCACGGCGAGGTCGTCCGGCACACCGGTGACCAGGTCGCCGTGGAGGCTCACGGTGCCGGCCGTCGGCGGCACGAGGCCGGCGATCGCCCGCAGCAGCGTCGACTTGCCGCACCCGGACGGGCCGACGATGCACGCCAGCTGGCCGGCCTCGACCGTGAACGACAGGTCGTTCACGGCGATGTGCGCGCCGTCGCCGCTGCCGTAGCGGTGGCTCAGGTCCGAGACCTCGAGCATGGTCGACATTCTGACAACCTTCCGGAGAGATCTAGTGACGGCCGGGCTGCCACGTGAGCACCCGGCGCTCCACGGCGAGCAGGGCCGCGTTGAACCCGTAACCCAGGATGCCCAGCAGCACGATCCACGCCCACATCTGGTCGAAGTCGTACTGGCGCTGGGCGTTGATCAGCGCGTAGCCGATGCCGTTGAGCGCGCCCACGAGCTCCGAGATCGCCATGAGGATCAGGGAGATCGACAGCGACAGCCGCAGGCCGGCGAAGATCTTCGGCAGCGCCGCCGGGAGCACGACGAGCCCGATCCAGTAGCGCCGCGGCGTGCGGAACGCTCGCGCGGTGTCCACCTTGACCTTGTCCACCGAGCGCACACCGTCCACCGTGTTCAGCACGATCGGCCAGATCGAGCCGAAGATGATGGTGGCGACCTGCATGCCCGGTCCGATGTGGAACAGCACGATGAACACCGGCACCAGCGCGGGCGGCGGGATCGCCCGGAAGAACGCGAACAGCGGGCCCACGTAGTCCATCCCGGTCTTCGAGCGGCCCAGCGCCGTCCCGAGCGCGACACCCAGCACGACCGAGAGGAGCCAGCCGCCGAGCACGCGCTCGAGGCTCGGGAAGACGTGCTGGAACACGGCGTCGCCGAGGAAGACGTGCGAGGCCGGTCCGGAGAACCACAACTTCGCCGCGGCCGCGACGATCTTCGTGGGCGGCGGGAAGAAAACGCTCTCCGTGAACTGCGTGACGACCTGCCAGATCACCACGAGCACCACGAACAGCAGCCACTTGCGCGCGAACCCGCTCAGGCCGCTGCGCACGCGGCCGCGGGTGGCCGCGGCGGGTTTGCCGACGACGGTCACGCGAGGTCCCCTTCGTCGTTGCTGCTCCAGCGGAAGAGCCGGCGCCCCAGCCGTTCGAGCCCTTCGTTGGCGAGGTACCCGAGGATCCCGGCGACGACCGTGCCCGCGAGCACCAGGTCCATCCGGCCGGAGCCCGAGGACGCTTCGAGCACGAACTGGCCGATGCCGAGCTTCGCGCCGGCGAGGAACTCCGTGCTGATCACGAGGATCAGCGAGATCGCCGCGGACATGCGGATGCCGGTGAACACGAACGGCGCCGCGTGCGGCAGCGCCACCGAGGTGAGCAACCGTGACTTCGGCGTGCCGTACGACCGCGCGGTCTCGATGAGCACGGGGTCGATCTCGGCCATCGCGTAGATGGTGTTGAACAGGATCGGCCACACCGCCGCGTAAACGGCGAGCAGGATCTTCGACTCGGGCCCTCCGCCGACCACGAGGAGGATCAGCGGAATCCAGGCCACCGACGGGATCGGCCGCAGGAACTCGACGATCGCCTTGGTGGCATCGCGCAGCCAGCGGACACTGCCGAGCAGCAGGCCCGCCGGCACCGCGATCGCGATCGAGATGCCCATGGCGATGAACCACGCCAGCACCGACGCGATCACGTCCCGCACGAACTCCGTGTCGCCGAGCAGTTCGCCGATCCGAGCGAACACCACCGTCGGCGGCGGCACGTCGTTCTGGTCGATCAGACCGGCCCGCACGACGACCTCCCAGATCAGGAGGAAGCCGAGCAGGCCGGCCAGGTTGCGAACGATCCGCACGTCAGGAGGCGCTCGGCTGGGACACGATCATCTGGGCGACGTCGATCTTGGCCGGGATCGACCCGAACTGCTGCAGCAGGTCCGGCACGCGCTGGATGCGGCGCGCGTCCAGAGTGGACTGGAAGGTGAGCAGCGCGGTGAGCGAGGCGGTGGCCTCGTCGACCTTCGAGAACTTCACCATCAGCGGTTCGATCTTGGAGCGGTCCGCCGACTCCTTGGTGGCGCGCAGCATGGCGCGCTGGAAGGCGGCGACGGTCTTCGGGCTCGACGACGTGAACTTGCCGAGCGCGCCGTACCCCGCGGTCGGGAAGTCCTGCGTGGCGCCGGTTGCCGTGTCGATGATCGGGACGGTCCCGTTGGTCTTCGCCGAGCTCGTGATGAACGGTTCGGTGAGGAAGCCCGCGTCGACGTCGCCGCGCTTCACGGCCGCGCCGATGCTCGGGAAGGGCAGGGACACCCACTGCACCTTGGAGTAGTCCACACCGTTGTCGCGCATCACGGACTTGGTCAGGGTGTCGGACACGGTGTTGGGAGCGGAGATGGCGATCTTCTTGCCCGCCAGGTCGCGCACGGTCTTGACCGGTCCGTTGGGCATGGCCACGATCTCGGTGCTCTTCGGGCCGGCCGAGGAGGCGTCGGACACGAACTTGATGTCCGCGTTGCCCTTGCTCTTCGCGATGAAGAACGGTGTGTAGCTCGAGTAGGCGATGTCGACCTCGCCGGACAGCAGCTTCGTGACCGACGCGTCGCCGCTCGCGGCGTCGACGGACTCGACTTCCAGGCCCTCGTCCTTGAAGTAGCCGTTCTGCACGGCGAGGTGGAACGGCGCGACGTCGATCGTCGGCATGACCGAGACCTTGATCTTGGACTTCTCCAGCCCTGAACCGCCGCTCGTGCTGCCCGAATCGTCCGAACCGCCCAGCAGGCCGCAGCTGCTCGCGGTCAGTGCGACGCCGCTCGCCATGGCGAGGGAGAGGAAGCCACGGCGCCCGAGTCTGGCCTGGCTGCTCCCGGCTGATTCAAACAAGTCCACTCCTTGGAAAATGAGGTCACGTGGGTGTTGACCGTGCGGGGATGGTGGGTGTGGCTCATTGTCCGGAGTCACGCGGCCACTGTAGAGAAGCGACGCATCCATCACAATGGGTGGTCATCAACGGTTCAGCAGTGTCTTGAATCACTCGATCAGGTGATCCAGTTCCTCTGGACAGCGGTCATCCAGCACGTCGAGACCGTGTCCGGTTGGTCTTGATCCGCTAGCCGGGTGCTCTGGTAGGGCCGTCGGGAGGGTTACAAATCGGCGTGTCGTTCGCTACCCTCTGCTCCGGCAGTGTGAGGTGTGGACCACCGATGTAGTGAGAGTCAGCCTCGTCGAGAGGCACTCTGCGCAGGCCGGCTCCCGTCGGCGGACTGGTGGCTTCGGCCTATTGGACCAGCTGATCGACCAGTGCGGGGATCGAACGCCATGCAAGTACTGAACCGATTCCGCGTCAACCGCGGCGCGAAACCGCACCTGGAAGTGGATCTTTTCACCCGAAAGGGTGTAATGGGCCGGGTCAACCGGACCGTTGGGGTGCCGGGTGGGCTGCCGGGAGCGTGCGGCTAGTGGTCGCGGGCACGGCAGGCTTCAATTCACAGGGTCCCACGGGGCCGGAAGACGATGGTGGTGCGGCGGTGCCGAACGAAGACACCGCGGGGGTGGGAGGGGCCCCTGCGCGCGGAGGCGGGGTGAACCCGTCACGAAGGGGTTCGGTCTTCGCGCTGAACAACTGGCGGCTTCGGTCGAAGCTCGCCCTCGTTCTGATCATCCCGACGCTGACCGCGCTCGTGCTCGGTGCGCTGCGCGTGGTGGACGACGCCCGCGAGGCCGTGCAGTTCGGCCACACCGCGGACCAGGTCGCCTTCGCGGTAAAGGTGACCACGGTCATCCACGACCTGCAGGGCGAGCGGACGCTCGCGGTCGCGCGGCTCTCCTCCGGCGACTCCTCGCGCCAGACCGGGCTCGACGCCCAGATCGCGAAAGTCGACCGCGACGTCGACGACCTGCGCAACGCGCTCGTGAACCTCAACCCCGACGACCAGGCGACCAGCGACCGGTACGCCCGCGGCATCCAGCGCCTCGACGCGCTGCGCCCGCTGCGCGCGGCCACCAGCTCCTCGTCCTACTCCGACGTCGCGGTGCTCGACACGTACTCGTCGATCCTGGACTCGCTCATCCAGCTCGGCCGCGAAGTGACCACCGCGGTCACCGACCGCGACTTGCTGAGGCTGGGCAACAGCACGCAATCCATCAGTGAGGCCAAGGAGTTCACGCTCCGCGGCGACACCGCGCTCGAGATCGCGGCGTTCCGCAACGGCTTCCCGGGCGACCTGCTGGACCAGACCCGCTCCGCCGAGGCGAGCGGTGACGCGTCGATCGCCTCGTTCCTCGCGAACGCCACCGACGACCAGGTGCAGCTTTACTCCGACACCGTGTCGGGCCCGGAGGTTGACGACCGGCGCCGGATCCAGAAGCAGGCCTTCTCGTTCGCGCAGCAGGGCGAATCGCTGAACCTCGATCCGACTCGGCTCGCGCAGGACAGCACCGTCGCGTCGGACAAGATGCGCGCGGTGGAGTCGAACCTGCTCACGCAGCTGCGCACGCAGGCCGACGACCTGGCCAGCTCGGCCGTCCGCTCCGCGTGGGTCGGCGGGGTGATCGTCCTCGCGGCCCTGATCGCGGCGCTGGTCCTGATGCTCGTGGTCGCCCGCCTCATGCTACGCCCGCTGCGCGTGCTGCGGACAACGGCGCTCGACGTGGCCTACACGCGGCTGCCGGAAACGGTTCAGTCCATTCTGGACGATCCGGATCCGGTCAACGCCTCGAAGAAGGCCGTGGACCCGGTTCCGGTCGTCTCGCGTGACGAGATCGGTGAAGTGGCGCGCTCGTTCGACGTGGTCCACGAACAGGCCGTCAAGATGGCCGCCGAACAGGCTCTCCTGCGCGAGAACGTCAACGGCATCTTCGTGAACCTCTCCCGG encodes:
- a CDS encoding sigma-70 family RNA polymerase sigma factor codes for the protein MTTDDRAPAPRPERRVVEAAVDGDRAAVAELLEFLRPLVLRYCRGRLGTHGSGSVAEDCAQDVLLAVLVELPRYRYEPESFLPFVFGIASHKVIDEFRRRARNRADPHADPADENKPGPDEYARTDARLQIEQLLDHLPPAQRELLTLRVLLGYTAEETATALGLPSAAAVRVSQHRALAKLRRLLQGGPLPKQDD
- a CDS encoding protease pro-enzyme activation domain-containing protein, translating into MRLRKLVAAAVPLPALLCLSLAGVAHADPLITLSANAAPLTSSARTGDVEAGKQITAAFSLKLHNQQALQQFLADVQNPASPQYHRFLTPAQFNSAFGPTQADVAKAVSFLKQNGARGIEVSGNRQAITFTGSAGQLESTFHTRLGNYTDTSTGRKFFANDAAPALPASVSSVVQSVVGLDNHAVKEHSATKAAPRVVKAVTPSILRTAYSTSGLSATGSGVNVGFVEFDGYRKSDITSYDTKYGLAGGSVTTVPVSGANYDSNPGDGEVEVDLDIEVVHALAPAVSSYVYEAPNSNAGELAMYQKIASDDRVDVVSISWGSCEAAEGSSAANSVNNAIATGTAEGISYFAAAGDDGTTDCARQTGSLSKAVDFPASSPNVSGVGGTQLTVTSSNTYSSEKAWNDGASAGAGGGGISTLFNAPSWQSHQSTTKRKVPDVAGDAASGSAYTIVSGGQTGNVWGTSGAAPLWASFTALQNQLHGGSLGNLNPTFYGIGNGSSYSTGFHDVTTGNNTFNGTTGFSAGTGYDQVTGWGSFKGTGLSGLIG
- a CDS encoding helix-turn-helix transcriptional regulator, yielding MPTLIATPRARALGFSLRAAREERRMALRELARMARISPGHLHNWETGLRVPKESEVGLLAGCLRMTVEERDRLGELARNAREPNWLESVVPGAPNEAAVYAECERTASAMFNWQPLLIPGLLQTGDYVRASLRACLIWRVSCGR
- a CDS encoding IS5 family transposase (programmed frameshift), producing the protein MSQRLVPDDLWALVEPLVPPAKERPQGGGRARTDPRAVFTAIVFVLTSGCAWRHLPPSFGVSVPTAHRTFTEWTEAGLWRQLHQAVLDELGGRGLIDWSRAVLDGASVRAKKGGGLTGPSPVDRGKPGSKIHVLSDGAGLPLTVAISAANTHDSHALRPLVNALPPIRSRRGPRRRKPAKLHSDKAYDIPALRAWLRQRGIVPRIARKGIESAEKLGKHRWVIERSIAWLTGYRRLTIRYERKAGHYLAFLTLAATITCHKKLAK
- a CDS encoding DUF5753 domain-containing protein is translated as MNTARGSVRARPPPCGRSFAGGTSGSTNAHKSSGTSRCDSESITVQDHCSPAGKIQTRHALSGRSGWSKDDVEVAVLIRMARRDVLSRLAEFTAMIGEEALRQNIGGAATMGAQLHHLLTVARRRNIAIQVVPRGVGFHPGLYGCFVVLDYENLPSIVHVEEFRGGAYLYDEPDVAAYREAAKELAELALDEQESIEFIQGVLAELEA
- a CDS encoding DUF397 domain-containing protein, with protein sequence MLGSAWRKSSYSDTGNCLEAALRKTVRVRDTKNRRGGELTVAPAAWSALLRKLG
- the mdlC gene encoding benzoylformate decarboxylase yields the protein MRTIRDATRELLRNLGLTTVFGNPGTTEIAFLTEWPDDFTYVLGLQESAVVAMADGYAQATRKPVLVNLHSAGGVGHSLGHVFTAFRDRAPLIVLAGQQTRSLLPDEPFLGAVEAANFPKPYVKWSIEPARAQDVPAAIAHAYYVATQAPQGPVFVSVPVDDWDAEATMPLPTGTRTPGFAPDPEALRELADALDSAGNPALVVGASVDADGAVPDVVDLAEKLGAGVWAAPMSSRCSFPEDHELFLGFLQPERKAVAEALREHDVVVVLGAPAFTYHVYRGEPGEPLPPLYLVSDDEQILARAGTGTGIRSTPKLAIRALIERVTAKTRETKPRPEKPARPAETTPISPDFAYATVAELLPDNAIVVEETPSHRNCLHDHLPITSTDTGFLTVASGTLGYGLPAAVGAALGRPDRKVVAVLGDGSSMYCVQALWTAARENAPVTFVVLDNAQYAAVRILGETAGGTKVPGTDLGGIDFAQLAQSMGVPARTVEQGADLRDALANALAENGPRLVHVKVDPNPQTLY
- a CDS encoding acyl-CoA dehydrogenase family protein encodes the protein MLTGRKNFATNTSVATHCSTTARYEDADGGPRLLLCQIALDQPGVRIHQTWDTMGMRGTQSNDVELTEVFVEDSAVMHSLPVKHLDARVLETVWAWAWGDAGVLGRPHGSRGRCAGLDRSVAAEAGQDG